In Chrysoperla carnea chromosome 2, inChrCarn1.1, whole genome shotgun sequence, the following proteins share a genomic window:
- the LOC123294148 gene encoding toll-like receptor 7, whose translation MDMIQVDTIRVDVQIIKMLFNNLTNTHFVELHVENGKLNYLPKSVFNYPNLKRLTIKRSNIQLINKESLSNLGSLLYLDLSGNELQSLPSKVFENNKLIWYLIMKGNQISEILEDTFIGLQNLVKLDLSFNQLTNLYDDSFTQLLKLKKLDLSSNQIQNIESEISLEKDYFEHLKLLKYLDVSYNNITYLEPDVFKQNTDLEELNLSFNQINELPDGILKFNSKLKYLDLSNNKIKQFNSRIFRNLTNLEYLDLSYNQLNAIPIDLFRYLIQLNELNLSTNRLKRIESGLDPRIFYKLTQLNVLNLSEMSFGPFSFFLENETRIKELNLSSNQLKHLSSNLSAPLSNLRKFDLSHNQIVTIDKDFFKPMGETLNILNLINNTLNLTSGVFDPLTNVLELNLTLNRLTNLDSKLFQKMVSLKSLDLSYNRITFIPPNLLKLTQLYEVFLCYNRLTHLSSNIFGDDEYIRRSVVERLNIRIIAKSYGDISDRGNGSDDIHENSILEKGVLSTFSGKIETN comes from the exons ATGGACATGATTCAAGTTGATACAATTCGAGTCGATgtacaaataatcaaaatgttatttaacaatttaacaaaT ACACATTTCGTTGAATTGCATGTGGAGAATGGCaagttaaattatttaccaaaatCTGTGTTTAATTATCCAAATTTGAAGAGACTTACAATAAAAAGAtctaatattcaattaataaacaaagaaaGTTTAAGCAACTTAGGATCGTTGCTGTATTTGGATCTTAGTGGCAACGAATTGCAATCATTACCATcgaaagtatttgaaaataacaaacTTATATGGTATTTAATAATGAAGGGAAATCAAATCTCGGAAATATTAGAAGACACTTTTATTGGAttacaaaatttagttaaattagATTTAAGTTTTAATCAATTAACAAATCTTTATGACGATAGTTTtacacaattattaaaattaaaaaaattggatttaagttcaaatcaaatacaaaatattgaatctgaa ATTAGTTTagaaaaagattattttgagcatttaaaacttttaaaatatttagatgtaagttataataatattacttacttAGAACCGGATGTGTTTAAACAAAATACGGATTTGgaagaattaaatttaagttttaatca AATAAACGAATTACCAgatggtattttaaaatttaattctaagctaaaatatttagatttatcgaataataaaattaaacaatttaattcacGAATATTTAGAAACTTAACAAATTTAGAATACTTAGATTTATCTTACAATCAATTAAATGCAATCCCAATtgatttatttcgatatttaattcaattaaatgaattaaatttatcaaccAATCGTTTAAAACGTATTGAATCTG gaTTGGATCCTAGAATATTCTATAAACTTActcaattaaatgttttaaatttgtctGAGATGTCATTTGGAccatttagtttttttcttgaaaatgaaactCGAATTAAAGAATTGAACTTAAGTTCTAATCAATTGAAACATTTATCTTCAAATCTATCTGCTCCATTATCGAATTTACGAAAGTTCGATCTTAGTCATAATCAAATCGTTACAATcgataaagatttttttaaaccaatgggagaaactttaaatattttgaatttaattaataatacattaaatttaacatCTGGTGTATTTGATCCGTTAACAAATGttcttgaattaaatttaactttgaaTAGATTAACAAATTtagattcaaaattatttcaaaaaatggtctCATTAAAATCGTTAGATTTATCTTATAATCGAATCACATTCATTCCACCGAATTTGCTTAAGTTAACACAATTGTATGAagtttttctatgttataataGATTGACTCATTTATCATCGAATATTTTCGGAGATGATGAATATATTCGAAGGAGTGTTGTAGAAAGACTTAATATTcgt atTATCGCAAAATCATATGGAGATATTAGCGATCGCGGAAACGGCTCCGACGATAttcatgaaaattcaattttagaaaaaggtGTTTTATCCACCTTTTcaggaaaaattgaaacaaactga